TCCTCTTTCATTGCAACCTGTCAAAAGGAATTAGTGGAAGCCTTAAGATAAGAGTGAGGTTCATGCAAGGTAGCTAAGgcatgaaaataatgaaaatcgAGGAGATGTGACGATAGGCATATTATTCTGTTGAATCTAATTTCTACCACAATCATTGAAAATCTTACGCTTGCTACGTAACAAACTCTTCATCTACCACTTGTCATTGAAAGAAGCGATATGCTAAACTTTTTTGCTCCAGCTTCTTTCATATCATATTCTCAAGTTGGTGTATAcaatatatcatccacattaattaaatggtaagatttgatttataaaattttttattacataacataatttaatttaaaagataaatttataaatcaaattatatcattcgAGTGATGTGAATGATGTACTCTACAAGTCGAGTTGGTAATAGAATTCTTGTTTAAATTAACCATCATGATCCGAGCCTCGTCGAGCAGCATTCTTGATTTGGTGCGGAGATAGAACTTGccatgtattcttttttttatatatatatataaagtaaagaTGAAATCAATGGTAGTATTTTGCACAAACGGACGGTTGGATCACCGAATAACAAAGGAAGGTACCTTAATCGATTAGGTGCAGAATTAAATTGTAGTaatgaaatacttttttttttctttttaaagctttcaatttACAGGACATGTACTTGGCAACTTTCTTCGTCTCATCATGGCCCCCCACTTTCCTTGTAATCTCATTCCTTTATATCTATCAAGTGcaacataataattaataacatatgattagAGGACGGTTGAACTAAGTTCATCTTTCTTCAATAAATGATGACgaattattattactaattaaatttcctgatttcatattttatttatgagattgAGGTTTTAATCAAGAACAAATTTTTGGGCACCCCTACTTGTAACACAACAATCAAAAGTCAATGTGTAAAACACATCATCTATATAACTTAACTAATAAGATTTGACtttgtaatattcaaaatttaaaatttatcttccaaatcaaattgtGTTATGTAAGCAGTATATAGTGTATAGTCATTAGAATAacagtaaaatatttatttttattttttattatatgcatGTTTGAGATTGCAGTGAAAAATATACCTTATAACTTTAGAGTTTATAACTTATagcttaaataataaattctattatttaaaagttatttactgtttgataaCCAAATATTTAAACTACTTTAAGATGTATTACATTcgtttggaaataaattaaaaaagtagttTCTAgatagattatataaatatttttgtccattgataatttttttcttaaatatgatttttatcttatttgagattaaaaattattttaatacgtAACActcaaactaattaatttttctattaaaaaaattttaaaatactatttaaacaaacaatttttaaagaTTTCTAACGCAACCCGTTTCAAATTTTCAGCCTCAATGGCTACAAAGGCTATGCGGcccatttgaaaaagtttgcCCGACGGGCCCACTTTTTGAAAATGCAGAGAATCTTGGCGTGCCTCGGATGGCTATTCCCCCCTACAAATACCCCAACTAGCCGTTGAAGATTCAAAAGAAACACTTTGCCTTTTTTGAAAACGCCCTAGATTAACGgcacaaatataattttacgatcttagagagagagagagagagaaaagcaAGAATTGGGAAAGCTCTTTTTGTTTCGCTCTTTCATCAGATTCTCCGTGCAGTCTGGGGTTTTGATCAAAATCATTTGTTTTCCTCGGCGGAACACTGTGTAAGTGGAGTTCCTTCAGTAACTTAGATCTATTCTGAAATTTCTTTCTGTTTGGTTTCTGAGAaagctaaaataaataaaaaggaaataaaatcatGTTTTCCAGCCagaaaaacgaaaaagaaacCCAAAAACAGGTTCTCAAATGGACCAGCCAAGCAGTTGTCTTAGGCGCAGCCACCAAAGGGGAGGGTTAGGGTTTTATATTTTGGCGTCACCCATctattattcatattaaaatGACTCAGTggttttattcatatttttttcgaATTTCTGTAATCGTAGtgattttttgaacttttctctGTGAGAGATTGAGATGCTTCACTTTTTTCTATCATAAGTTTTTAAGGTAATTTTACTTTCTAATgatttagatccaaattattgAAGATGTCACTCACTCCTGATCAATCTAAGAAAGTGGGATCGGGGATGACACCGTCTCCCCATCCTTTTCTTACCCCTCACCCTGAACGGCGGCGTATGGACCCGAGAATGGTAGAATGGAACTCAAACCGTCAGGACAGGGATAAAGAGAGCAATGTGCAAGTTTTGCTAAGATGCAGGTGACTGGTTCAATGTTTTTGGGCTCTCGCCTCTATGCCTGACTATTAAGGGGTCAAATTTTGATGATAGGGTTCTATACGAATTTTAGGCATCTCAATGATGATTATTATTTGCAGGTGCTTCTGTGGGTGATTTGAATGGAAGAGAACGAAATtcgttttgaaatttttgtttttagaatattGGCATGTCATAGTCTGAAGATTATTAATGACTGCTTTTTACTAGGTGAATGATGCTATGAACTAGGATAATTTTGCACAtggaaatttctttttgttgaatCATGATTTCTAGCATGTGAGACTATCTATTTACTTTTGTGATTCATTGTTTCGTTGATGTTCTCTAGCTGCAGGATTGTGCTTACATTGAGATTTTGGAACTGTGATATAACGTCAAAGAATATATAGTTTGGCTGTGTTTGAAATCGTGTATATCATCTTTTGAGGACTAGATGGCATAGCTAGAAATAAAAGCATTAAACTGGTTAGATAACCTTTGATAAGTTTTCTTGACTAttctaaattttagtttaagaTAACTCGAGCATACAAGCATGCATTCTTCACTTAATTTAGAATGATTTTCATTTGCTCCAATGTCAGGCCTTTAAGTGATGATGAGCAAAGGTTGAATGTGCCGAAGGTGATATCATGTAATGAACACAAAAGAGAAGTCACTGTTTTGCAAAACGTAGCTAATAAGCAAATAGATAGAGTTTTCACCTTTGACAAGGTATGCTTCTACCTCTATAATGATTTATGACTGTTTTGCCTCTATGTTTCTTACAGATGATTTCTGTTTATAAATATACACTTCTTTTGCTGTTTTGTAACATATCCTAGGTTTTTGGCCCCAAAGCACAGCAAAGGTCTATATATGACCAGGCAATTTCACCAATTGTTAATGAAGTCCTTGAGGGATTCAACTGCACTGTCTTTGCATATGGGCAGACTGGCACTGGAAAAACATATACAATGGAGGGTGGGATGAGAAACAAGGTACAGATTAATCAGTCATCTAACAATACCATGACATTTTCAAATGTTAACAGAATATCATATCCATTTTTCTTACTGTGATTTACAGGGTGGGGATTTGCCTGTGGAGGCTGGAGTTATTCCAAGGGCAGTTCGTCAAATTTTTGATATGCTGGAGACACAGAATGCTGACTATAGCATGAAGGTGACATTTTTGGAACTGTACAATGAAGAAATAACTGATTTACTGGCTCCCGAAGACAATTCAAGATCGACTGAAGATAGACAAAAGAAACCGATTTCCCTAATGGAGGATGGAAAGGGTTGCGTGGTTATAAGAGGCCTTGAGGAGGTAGCCGTGTACAGCATGAGTGAAATTTATACTCTCTTGGAACAAGGGGCATCCAAAAGGCGTACTGCAGACACCTTGTTAAACAAGCACAGCAGGTACTTTATTCTTTTGTTATCTTGTCCAACAGGGATAATGGATTTATAAGAAACCATAATTTACCCTTTTTTGTTTCAGCCGTTCTCATTCCATCTTTACCATTACTGTCCATGTAAAAGAAGCAACTGTTGGTGATGAGGAGCTAATTAAATGCGGCAAGCTTAATCTTGTTGATTTGGCAGGATCAGAGAATATATCTCGCTCAGGTGCACGAGaggtatgataatattttacttGGCAATGAAATCAATTGCTTGTGATATCTAATATTGATATAGTCTCCTTTGCAATTATGTAAATCATAATCTCTTGCCAGACTAAAACAAGCTTAAAATTTCTGAGTAATCATTTACATTGTCTTTcaatagtataaatagcaagcaACTTTCTTAACATCGCTCAAAATATGGCGGCCTACTTTAATAATGGACGTCACAATATGTTTTTCACAAACACtttatttactatatatttttttgaaaaaaacaatagTATGTCCAAAGCTACACAGCATTATATTTTTAGCatctaaaattttcaattctacCTTTTGAGGTGACCATCAGATTTTGATCAAGTCATGATCTAATTACAGGGTCGGGCAAGAGAAGCAGGGGAGATAAACAAAAGCTTACTCACCCTAGGCCGTGTTATAAATGCACTTGTGGAACATTCTGCTCATATACCTTACAGGTTTGTCTTAATATTTTACGAATTCTTTTTATGTACTGGGTTTCTTATAACTATTTTCCAATGCTTCTTCCACGTTTTCCCAATTTTATTTTCAGGGATAGCAAACTTACCAGGTTGTTGAGAGACTCCTTAGGGGGCAAAACAAAAACTTGCATCATCGCTACAATTTCTCCTTCTGCTCATTGTTTGGAAGAAACTCTAAGCACTTTAGATTACGCCTTCCGtgccaaaaacataaaaaacaagcCCGAGGTCTATAGCTCTTCTTTtgcctccattttctttttctttttctttttctttttctagacatatttatgttttggtgCTGATGACGAAGTTCATCTTTTCAGGCCAATCAAAAAATGTCCAAGGCTGTGTTgcttaaggaagtgtttttggAAATTGAGAGAATGAAACAAGGTCCAAGGATTCACTGTTTTTAAGACTTTTTTGTGCAACAAAAGATTCATACTCATAGTATCTTTTAAATTGATTCAGATGTTCGAGCAGCAAGGGAAAAGAATGGTGTTTATATTCCGCATGAAAGGTTTGCCCGAGAAGAAGCCGAAAAGAAGGTGGGCATTCAGTTATATATAGATCTTTTTTGAAAACATGTATCCAAAACCAATAGGAAGCAACAGGATCCAGTTGATAGTCTAAACCTTAATTGATTGGCTCTAAGATATGCAGTCTATATAGTATTCTATAATTTGAAATTACAGATTTAGAAGATCCTATGATTCACAGTTGAGGAAACTTGAAGCCTGCATCTGGAAACCATATTCTTTAATCCTATgtagttgatttttttgaacACTTGCAGGCGAAGAATGAGAAGATTGAGCAATTGGAGAATGATCTCAACCTCAGCGAGAAAGTATGAATTGCGTGCTCTTTGATTAATTATATCATTCTCCTAtgatgttataattatattagtaaacGGACTTATCTTTCCTGTAGCAAGTGGATACATTTCGTGAGCGCTATTTAACTGAGCAAGAACAGAAACTGCATTTGGAAAGTGACCTCAAAGAATGCAAGGTATATAAACTTTTATTTCTTCGTTCTTAGTTTCCTCGGTGCATCTATCTGATTTGCCAATTGAAATTATAATCTCTCAGATAAATCTGGAAAACAGTAACAAGTCATTGCTTGATCTTCAAGAAAACTACCTGTTAGCCATCACAACATTGAAGGAAAAGGAGTTTATTATTTCCAAACTGTTATGCTCAGGTAAGACCACTGACAGATCAGTGGCAAACTTTTGTGCTTTATGCGGTATATATCTTTTCCATTAACAAAATTCTATGCATTTATCAATGAATAAACAGAAAAATCTTTAGTTGAACGTGCAAAGGAGTTGCGCACCAATCTGCAGGGTGCAACAGAGGATATATCTTCACTGTTTGCAAAATTaggtatgtttattttttgcttcGACCCACTTTTGTAGTGCCTGTTAATCTATAGCTTTAAAGGTATCTTTTCCCTTGTGACTTTTAGTTCTAAAAGTTGAATTTTCTAGATTTGGGATCATAAGTGAACTTAAGCATTCCATAGTTAGTGGAAATATATGCGGTTATGATgtaagaaatatattattaagaaacAATAACTGGATGGGCAATTGCTTCAATGTGATACTTacatttttatgtattattcTGCAGAACAGAAAGACAAGATGGAAGCAGAGAACCAGAGCATGGTTTTGAATTTTGGTTCTCAGCTGGATCAGAGCTTAAAAGACCTGCACAGGACCATCCTGGGGTCGGTTTCTCAACAACAGCAGCATTTAAGATGCATGGAAGAACATGTCCGCTCATATCTTGCTAGCAAATGTGATGTAAGGAAACATTGTAGTCACCTCATCTTTATTCTTGTCTGGCTTATACCAGTTAtctaattcattattttattactattgcCAGGTAACACAGGCGCTTGAATtaagaattaagaaaatgacaGAGACTTATACATCAGGAGCAGCAACCTTGAAGGAGCTTGCTAATACGCTGCAAAGGAAAGCTTCCTCAGACCTGGAGCAGATAAATTCTACAATCTCAAAGCAGGCAATGGCAGTTGAGAATGTATGAAGCAAAGAAGATTGTTTGTTTTcccctttttctcttctttgcgCTTCTGTAGTTAATAAGATTTGTTGTCTTTACAGTTGCTTATAACTTTGGTTTTGGACGCCAAGGAGGTTATTGGTGACATCCAAAACTCTCTTGATGAACAAAAACAGTTGCTGGCTTTCTCCAGTCAACAACAGGAGGAGGTAGGATTATAAGtgtgatctttttttcttgattgaagtatacttattttgataattaaaaatatgatatgtgcTGAGAATGTTAATCTTCATGGACTATAGGGGTTACAACGCAGTTTGGTTTCAGCACAAGTAATTTCAAAGGCAACCATGAGCTTCTTTAATAACATTCACAATCGTGCTTCTAAAGTAATGTCAATACTTGAAGAAAACCAAGTTGAGAGATCCCACCAATTAATAAACTTTGAGGAGAATTTTAAGGTAAGATAATCCTGAAGTGCACTCCATGTATGACTGACCTATTGTGATGGCTAATAGAGTTCTACTGCCGCGAAACAGGAGGAGGCTGCTAGAGAAGAAAAACTGGCTTTGGAGAAAATTGCGAGAATATTAGAAACCTTGACATCGAAGAAAACATATATGGTGGGATTGGTCgtcactttttgtttttttaatgttgcATTGAACAGTTTGCAAGTTTTGCATACATGACAActtaaatgttatatatattaggtcTCAAAGGCATCAAGGAACATCCAGGACTCAAGTGCACAAGAGAACACAAGATTGAAGCATGAGATTTCCAAGATGCAGCAAGTTTCAACTGTTGCTAAGGAGGAGTTGATTGAATATGTGGAAGAGGTGGAAAGTCATTTCATGGAAGACACATTCTCAGCCGCTGAGTCTAGGACTGTCATGGAAGATTGTCTTTATGAGTggtaagtgttttttatttttatttattttttattttttaatctttatggCTTCTGTTTCAAATTTTAAGCTTCATACTAAAAAAAcatggaaataaattaaaataaaaaggaaatagtAGACAATAAAAACTAGGTGCTTTGTTTAGGGATCCCAATGAGTTAGGGAAAGAGGATTCGTTGAACTAAataaacttttcttttatatgttgTTGCCCAGATGACTAACCAAAGATGGAGTGAATtgggttttttaaaaatttcacaaatataAATCAAACGCgcaatatgataaaaatatggaCGCAAAAATACTATGCAGTAGTAAATGTAAGGAGCAAGGAGATGCAAACTCAGTATTTTATCAAGGTTTCGCCTTATCATATATACCTTTGAGCAATAATGCCTTAAAGAATTTGTATATACTACCTCACAAGAATTATACACACATTTTTACAGTTAAACAAAAGCTGGAAATCAGTCCTCAATAAGTGAATGAAACAATACAATGCAAACTAAATGAACAAGTGATGAGGATAAGAGAAATGCAAACTCAGTAAGTATTTTATCGAGGTTCAGGCCCGCTGCCTACGTCTTTGCTCAAGTTGCCCCTTGAAGATTTTCAAATTCACCATTTCAACCTACTTCAAGTGGAGATAGAATTAGTCAACCTCTTTcagataaaaattgaaacatATTACACCTTTGAACAATATAAACTTTACACTGTATAGAACAATCACCTTATGAGTGGTGATTTAGTTGTTTCCTTGTGTAGAACTCCTACAATGCTCATAAGGATTATACACACCCTATTATAGTTATGGTGGGTAAGTTCTCAAATTACACTCCTTAATCAGTAAATGAAACAATACAAACTATATCTAAATGAACAAGTGATAAGTCAATACTAGAAAAGAGAGATTaagagttttttatgaataaatgttGTAAAACTTGTAATCATTATCTCCTCCTATAAGTAAATACTAGAAAAGAGACATTaagagttttttatgaataaatgttGTAAAACTTGTAATCATTATCTCCTATAAGATCTCAAATAAGCTATTTATATGCATATGATAGATTGAAACAAAAGTTTCTTCTTTTTGCACATCTCAAATAGATTGAAATAAgctatttattcacttttcaaatGCACATATGAAAGATGCAAATCGATTTcgtgaatttttaaaaatattcttgagcttcaaaactttttcaaattaataaatacaGAATATTTTAGAGCTTCATTGGCAAACTTGTTCATTGCTCATGCTtgatttgtttgtgttttttatcTTCAACCGTTCATCATGTAAACAACTCGAGACTTATTTATACTTGAACTCATTTGTTATCATTAAAATCAATAAGttggtatttatttatataatgcTTGAAGCATTGGGGTCAACAGGGGTGACTCTGAGTCCATCAGATATGCAAGCTTCTGAACAAAGCAGCAATTTAAATGAATCATAGAGGTTCCTCATTGCGTGTATAAGAAAGGAAAGTTCAGAAGCATTTATGAGTACCATACACCAGGAATTATACAGACATGAAGTAGTTGACAAAAGTCAGGAATTATCTGTCAAGGTTTAAACTAAAATTGTGCTCGGTGTTAGCAGAATTAGTGCAATACAAAAAAAATGCGATATTGTTaagttcataattttatttcattgattattatattgCCTTTCAAAACACCTACAATCATATTCCTATTAATGCCGCTTAAAGAGTTGAGAGGGTGAATTACTTCAGGTATCCAATGGACAAAGCCCCCCCCTTTAACGATTATATTTGATTCCGTgtctttttatcttctttttctttttcttggcatGGGCGAGGAAGTACAAATCTGTGATTTGTCTTTTGATACTTAAAACATCCTTTATTCTGATTAGTTTCGTGAATAGTCCTCATTTATGTTACTCATATATGATTGTATATTTTCATGGTATGCAGCTCAAATAGAGTGGATTATTCTGGGAAGCAGTGGGAAAATGCACAGTCGTCCTTAAATAGTCTTATTAAGATTGGTATTTCAGATATGGAGTCTACTATAATGTAAGTTTCCCTGTTCTCCTTGCTTTTTAAAAATTACTCCTTTTCATCCCTCAGTTTTTTCTTATAACATTTGtgtgtgaaatttatttttttgatagggaaaatatatatgcaaatcaTTTTGCACATGAAGAATTTGTGTCTGCATCATCCTCGGTAAATGCAGATCTTGATGCTAGAGCCAGTGACATTCTTGTAGCTGTTAAAggtaataaatttttacatattgatttagttttcttttagCACTCTTCTCAAATCTAAACTGGACTGGGCAGATTCGTTGATCCTGGATCGTGAAAATAAGAAGGAAATAGACTCTATGACAACCTTGTGCTTGGATCAGCTTAAACTGACACAAGAAAAGCACGGTGGAAGTATGTCAAATATCCGTAGCCAAGCAGAAAAGTGCCTCGTAAAAGATTATTTGGTGCGCTCTCTTACCTATAATTCCTTCATTTCTCCACTCCATTACTGGATTGGAAGAGTTGTAGTcaagattttgaaatatttggaaGTAATTGATTGCCCCAagacttatttttattactGGTATTGTcttcattttgaaatatttggaaGTAATTGATTGCCCCAagacttatttttattactagCATTGCTGAAGACAGTCAAATGTGAAAATGGTTTTCAATTAGACACTTTAGGCAAACATACGGATAGGATGCTACAGGATGGTCTTCGATTTGAGTTCCtgcatttttgtataaaaatagcTGCAAACTCttgattttgtataaaaatagcTGCAAACTCTTGATTTTAGTGATCTTAAAAACAATGAATACCAAGCTCTGGAGACATTGTTGCAGAATTTATAAGTTGGTTATTGGTGTTTGTTTCCATGAACAGGTCGATGAGCATACTAGCGCAACACCTAAGAAGCGTGATATAGCAGTGCCAAGTTTGGCATCCATTGAGGAGATGAGAACACCCATCTTTGAAATCGAAAacaaagataataataatacttcAGAGGATGGGTTGAAATGGGCCATCACTGAAAGCAAGATCCCGCATCTGGCAACCTCACCTATGCTTCAGAGAACGCCCTTTGCTGATATCAATCGATTTTGACTACAAGGGTTAGTACCTTTGAAGACATATATGATGGAAAGCGACAGATGTAAGCTCTTTTAGTTCAAGATTAACGTGCTCATCATCTGATGAATACGAGTCTAAATATCCTCAAGAGTCAAATGTTTTAGATGAGACAACATGTTTATTATGCAAGAAATTAAACCAGGGTAGTATGTGTAACGACGTGTATGATGTATCTTATCTAGAAGCTTGAATAGTTGGGTATAAAAgttgttgaatatatataatagtccTAGCCATGCCGCCGAGTGTTCTTTTTGCCCATGTGATTTTACATATTTCTTTAGCATGTTGGAAGCAAGTTTTACTTCAACAACACCACCTGCTCAACTAGTTCATGTGAGAGTCTAAGTTAACCCGTCAAAACTTGTGAAATTTGCTCATCTAGAAGTTCAAGTATCTTATGCATGGCATCCATTCATGATCAGCTGACTTAGAaattaactcattttttaataaaacactttcaaactaatcatctcaatctatctcatctTTATCCCAAAcattactaaaataaaacaactttcaaactattacaattttttcaaactttcaaaaaacaaaaataaaaaacaatttaacttttcaaatcttaaaataaaataatattaaaaatttatattctaacaatatttcatatttgtaactttatagtattttttattcaattttttctcttttcccaaaatctaaaaaaaaaaaacttactcaaaactatttcactactattcacaaatcatcttatgactatgaaaaatgatacataCAACCGACTGGGGCATTCGGCGTGCAACCGGCGTGTCCACGTCACTTGTTTTATTTTCAGAGCTGCTACGTACAACCGCGGTTGGAAACCGCGGTGCAATCTTTTTGACACATCagatgatttaaatatatatatatatattttatttttaaatttactctcatatttcattaaatactttttatttttcacagaTTCACccgagaggaagaaaagaagcctCAACAAAGCTTCACTCATCCGcgagaggggaaaaaaatcaCCTTGACGCAAAGCATAGCCCACGGGATGGGAATCCATAGTCAAGCAAGCTTCACCTACAGGAGGAAATCCTTTTCGACGGAAACCATCCTCCTTTCCTTTCTCCTTCTTGAttttattcatatcaaatttatgaataaaatttctcccCACAAACCCATTCGGCGTGCAACCGGCGTCGAAATTTCTTTTGCACAAACAGAACCTTCCAGAATCTTCAGCTTCTTCGCACGTCCCTTCCTCTACCTCGAACCAGAGTCTTCAGCTTCTTCGCACAGCAACTCGTCTTCTCCTAGGTAGCAGAACCTGTTTCGCTCACAAACCCAGTCGCACTACGTTTCGACCGCACAACGAAATTACATTTTGCTCTCATTCAAACGCATAGCAAGTCTTCTTCTTGGGTAGCAGAACTGCATTTCTCCTCACAAACCCAGCCACGCTGCATTTCACCCACAGACCCAGCTTATTGCATTTCTCTATCTCCTTCTCTTTCTCAATTCTTTTATTGGACCAAGACTTAAATCTTTTTCATGATTTTGTCTACAAATCAAGAGTTAAACTCTGAACCCACAAAGAATAAATTAGttgaaaattcaattttctcatttaataaacctCTACAATGGATCACCAAGACTTAAATTAGTTGATTGGTTATCTTCCATGTTTCCCTTTTTGTTGATTCCTCTCTTCcacatgatttttaaaaaatcttttaggTTTAATAGTCACTCAGAACACTCAGAATACTCAAAACTCTGGTTTGAACTCataaatttgatatgaataaaaTCAAGAAGGAGAAAGGAAGGGAGGATGGTTTCCGTCGAAAAGGATTTCCTCCTGTAGGTGAAGCTTGCTTGACTATGGATTCTCATCCCGTGGGCTATGCTTTGCGTCAAGGtgatttttttcccctctcgCGGATGAGTGAAGCTTTGTTGaggcttcttttcttcctctcggGTGAAtctgtgaaaaataaaaagtatttaatgaaatatgagagtaaatttaaaaataaaatatatatatatttaaatcatctGATGTGTCAAAAAGATTGCACCGCGGTTTCCAACCGCGGTTGTACGTAGCAGCTCTGTTTTCCGAAAGAAAAGTACTTTCAAAGGAGAGAACTTCAAAATTTGACTTGTCTGTCAAAGTAGTGAGGCGAGAGTCTTGATTTCTTCCCGCTCACACCATCTTTGGTTTGGTTGCCTGCCTTCTTCACCTATGGCGTGCTAAACATGTGTTTGAAGTTTTCCAAAACCTACACCAACTTGCATGCAGTGCGGTCCCGTTCTTATTGAAGGAGCTTGATTAGCAGGTTTTCCTCTTACTAAAAAGCCGAAGTTTCACACGAGGCTCCACATGAGGCATCCAGGCACTCTTCTGGGAATTGCTTGCAGACATGGCTGAGCGTGTCTAAACTGTTATGCGCCGTGTGGAAATATTTTGTGATGCCAAACTAAGCTACGAAACAGTTGCGGAACATGTTTAGCACAAAGAACCGTTGCGGAACATTCATCATCCCGACCCCACAAAAAACctcaaattaaaacaaaacaaatgaaagTGAAGCATCGTGGAAAGTTGGAAATTTCCTACTTTTGGTCCAACATCACATCTTCTTTTCTTCGTGAAAACGCAAGAGCACACGTCGTTCCTGCGCGTCATGTTGAATAATATTCTCTTTCTTTCCCCCACT
This genomic interval from Juglans regia cultivar Chandler chromosome 3, Walnut 2.0, whole genome shotgun sequence contains the following:
- the LOC109009637 gene encoding kinesin-like protein KIN-5B, whose translation is MSLTPDQSKKVGSGMTPSPHPFLTPHPERRRMDPRMVEWNSNRQDRDKESNVQVLLRCRPLSDDEQRLNVPKVISCNEHKREVTVLQNVANKQIDRVFTFDKVFGPKAQQRSIYDQAISPIVNEVLEGFNCTVFAYGQTGTGKTYTMEGGMRNKGGDLPVEAGVIPRAVRQIFDMLETQNADYSMKVTFLELYNEEITDLLAPEDNSRSTEDRQKKPISLMEDGKGCVVIRGLEEVAVYSMSEIYTLLEQGASKRRTADTLLNKHSSRSHSIFTITVHVKEATVGDEELIKCGKLNLVDLAGSENISRSGAREGRAREAGEINKSLLTLGRVINALVEHSAHIPYRDSKLTRLLRDSLGGKTKTCIIATISPSAHCLEETLSTLDYAFRAKNIKNKPEANQKMSKAVLLKEVFLEIERMKQDVRAAREKNGVYIPHERFAREEAEKKAKNEKIEQLENDLNLSEKQVDTFRERYLTEQEQKLHLESDLKECKINLENSNKSLLDLQENYLLAITTLKEKEFIISKLLCSEKSLVERAKELRTNLQGATEDISSLFAKLEQKDKMEAENQSMVLNFGSQLDQSLKDLHRTILGSVSQQQQHLRCMEEHVRSYLASKCDVTQALELRIKKMTETYTSGAATLKELANTLQRKASSDLEQINSTISKQAMAVENLLITLVLDAKEVIGDIQNSLDEQKQLLAFSSQQQEEGLQRSLVSAQVISKATMSFFNNIHNRASKVMSILEENQVERSHQLINFEENFKEEAAREEKLALEKIARILETLTSKKTYMVSKASRNIQDSSAQENTRLKHEISKMQQVSTVAKEELIEYVEEVESHFMEDTFSAAESRTVMEDCLYECSNRVDYSGKQWENAQSSLNSLIKIGISDMESTIMENIYANHFAHEEFVSASSSVNADLDARASDILVAVKDSLILDRENKKEIDSMTTLCLDQLKLTQEKHGGSMSNIRSQAEKCLVKDYLVDEHTSATPKKRDIAVPSLASIEEMRTPIFEIENKDNNNTSEDGLKWAITESKIPHLATSPMLQRTPFADINRF